One Microbacterium trichothecenolyticum DNA window includes the following coding sequences:
- a CDS encoding FUSC family protein encodes MAESRGRVWTGVVRVGPRQGDHRVALRAVISVGVPLLILLLLGRLDIAVYASFGAFAALYGRADGPRARLRMQATAGGVLLAAMLVGTAVSVSSVPVFARVVVVAALAAGVTLFAYRDRWHPPGALFAVFAAGATASFPATAGSFATVLLIGGASVVWSLLITAGIALVRRRPWNRPARPRPRIGAVAWEMTVTVGVATLLAGIAGVLLVGTHWYWAMVGAVAAVGGAHVSARLIRGVQRLVGTLLGVLIAAGLLVLHLPPWLVIVVAVALQAGAELYVGRNYGIAMIFVTPLALLMVSLASPVGTELLLRDRVVETVIGVAVGTIVAIVSAALRRRSA; translated from the coding sequence GTGGCGGAATCCCGGGGGCGCGTGTGGACCGGCGTCGTCCGCGTGGGGCCACGACAGGGCGATCATCGCGTGGCCCTTCGGGCCGTGATCAGCGTCGGCGTGCCGCTGCTGATCCTGCTGCTGCTCGGTCGGCTCGACATCGCCGTGTACGCCAGCTTCGGCGCCTTCGCCGCCCTCTACGGACGCGCCGACGGGCCGCGAGCACGCCTGCGGATGCAGGCGACAGCCGGGGGCGTGCTGCTGGCGGCGATGCTCGTGGGCACCGCTGTGTCGGTGTCGTCGGTCCCGGTGTTCGCCCGTGTCGTGGTCGTCGCCGCTCTCGCCGCGGGCGTCACCCTCTTCGCCTACCGGGACCGTTGGCATCCGCCCGGCGCACTGTTCGCGGTGTTCGCCGCGGGTGCCACCGCGAGCTTCCCCGCTACCGCCGGATCGTTCGCGACCGTGCTGCTGATCGGTGGCGCGAGCGTCGTGTGGAGCCTGCTGATCACGGCGGGGATCGCCCTCGTGCGGCGACGCCCCTGGAATCGTCCCGCCCGTCCGCGGCCGCGCATCGGCGCCGTGGCGTGGGAGATGACCGTCACCGTCGGCGTCGCCACGCTGCTGGCGGGGATCGCCGGCGTGCTCCTGGTCGGCACGCACTGGTACTGGGCCATGGTCGGCGCGGTCGCCGCCGTCGGCGGGGCCCACGTGAGCGCCCGCCTCATCCGCGGGGTCCAACGCCTCGTCGGAACGCTCCTGGGTGTGCTCATCGCGGCGGGACTGCTCGTGCTGCATCTGCCCCCGTGGCTCGTGATCGTGGTGGCGGTCGCGCTGCAGGCCGGGGCGGAGCTGTACGTCGGCCGCAACTACGGCATCGCCATGATCTTCGTCACACCGCTGGCACTGCTCATGGTGTCGCTGGCGTCACCCGTAGGCACCGAGCTGCTGCTGCGTGACCGGGTGGTCGAGACGGTCATCGGCGTGGCGGTCGGAACGATCGTGGCGATCGTGTCGGCAGCGCTGCGCCGTCGCTCGGCCTGA
- a CDS encoding DUF3817 domain-containing protein: MFRTPLTLFRTLAIAEAVSWTVLIVGLVVRASTDLSVAVSIGGAIHGFVFLAYGATAVLVALNQRWGAGPTAAAIVSAVIPYASIPVEIWLQRSARLRGAWRVDDSGDPRDRRAFDRVLRFFLRRPWALAGVVVVVVVVVFAALLTLGPPGGKG, translated from the coding sequence GTGTTCCGCACGCCCCTGACCCTGTTCCGCACGCTCGCGATCGCCGAGGCGGTGTCGTGGACGGTCCTCATCGTCGGTCTCGTCGTGCGCGCGAGTACCGACCTGTCGGTCGCGGTCTCGATCGGTGGAGCCATCCACGGCTTCGTCTTCCTCGCGTACGGCGCGACGGCCGTGCTCGTCGCCCTCAACCAGCGGTGGGGAGCGGGACCGACCGCAGCGGCGATCGTCAGTGCCGTCATCCCGTACGCCAGCATCCCGGTCGAGATCTGGCTCCAGCGCAGCGCACGCCTGCGTGGCGCATGGCGGGTCGACGACAGCGGCGACCCGCGCGATCGGCGTGCGTTCGACCGTGTCCTGCGATTCTTCCTGCGGCGCCCCTGGGCGCTCGCCGGCGTCGTCGTGGTCGTGGTCGTGGTGGTGTTCGCGGCGTTGCTGACCCTGGGCCCTCCGGGCGGCAAGGGCTGA
- a CDS encoding class I SAM-dependent methyltransferase, which yields MPFSFAALRRRPDVEGPDLVAVDAADRLILDESAAARARVGDGELVVIGDAYGALTLGAAAAGARGIRVHQDELLRERALEANAVDAGLADASTSHDLGADLLAGARVVLLRLPRSLAALGDIAGLIALHAHPDAVVFAGGRIKHMSVTMNDVLRERFDRVDVTRARQKSRVLVARGPHDGAEPQPASARVDGIEVRAFGGAFAGASIDIGTRLLLAHLPEPAGGDAVDLACGTGVVAATLALRHPALRVRASDQSAVAVASARATAEANGVADRVEVVRDDVLSSQPGARSSFIALNPPFHAGAAIDERLAPRMFADAARVLRPGGELWTVWNSALRYRPALERIVGPTRQVARDRKFTVTVSTKR from the coding sequence GTGCCTTTCTCGTTCGCCGCCCTTCGCCGCCGACCCGACGTCGAGGGACCCGACCTCGTCGCCGTCGACGCCGCCGATCGGCTGATCCTCGACGAATCGGCCGCGGCTCGCGCCCGTGTCGGCGACGGGGAGCTGGTCGTCATCGGCGACGCCTACGGCGCCCTCACCCTGGGCGCCGCCGCTGCCGGAGCGCGCGGCATCCGGGTGCATCAAGACGAGCTGCTGAGGGAACGGGCGCTGGAGGCGAACGCGGTCGATGCCGGCCTGGCCGACGCCTCGACGTCGCACGATCTCGGCGCCGACCTGCTGGCGGGTGCGCGCGTCGTGCTGCTGCGCCTGCCCCGCTCGTTGGCGGCGCTCGGCGATATCGCCGGGCTCATCGCCCTGCACGCGCACCCCGACGCCGTGGTCTTCGCCGGGGGCCGTATCAAGCACATGAGCGTGACGATGAACGACGTGCTGCGCGAGCGTTTCGATCGCGTCGACGTGACGCGCGCGCGGCAGAAGTCCCGCGTCCTGGTCGCCCGAGGCCCCCACGACGGCGCCGAGCCGCAGCCGGCGAGCGCTCGCGTCGACGGCATCGAGGTGCGGGCCTTCGGCGGAGCCTTCGCGGGGGCCTCGATCGACATCGGCACCCGCCTGCTCCTCGCGCACCTGCCCGAGCCCGCCGGTGGCGACGCCGTCGACCTCGCCTGCGGCACCGGCGTCGTGGCCGCGACACTGGCCCTGCGGCATCCGGCCCTTCGCGTGCGGGCGAGCGATCAGTCCGCGGTCGCGGTGGCCTCCGCGCGCGCGACCGCGGAGGCGAACGGGGTGGCCGACCGCGTCGAGGTGGTGCGCGACGACGTGCTCTCGTCGCAACCGGGTGCCCGTTCGTCGTTCATCGCGCTGAATCCGCCGTTCCACGCGGGTGCCGCCATCGACGAGCGGCTCGCTCCGCGCATGTTCGCCGATGCCGCGCGCGTCCTGCGGCCGGGTGGCGAGCTGTGGACGGTGTGGAACTCCGCCCTGCGGTACCGCCCCGCTCTCGAACGGATCGTCGGACCTACCCGTCAGGTGGCGCGGGACCGCAAGTTCACGGTCACGGTGTCGACGAAACGATGA
- a CDS encoding alpha-keto acid decarboxylase family protein has protein sequence MSTYTVADYLLDRLAESGVRHLFGVPGDFTLAFLDHVERHPLIEWVGCANELGAGYAADGYARMHGLGALSTTFGVGELSAISAVAGSYAEHVPVLHVVGAPTTAVQAAGRASHHSLGDGDFGHFARMTAEVTAAQEVLSATDATVQIDRVLTVVRHRRLPGYLLIPADVSEAPAEPPAAPLPAADVVTDPGVLARFRDAIAARLEVADSAAVLADILVARLGAESALHHVLAHGLPHASLLWGRRVVDETAPGYLGSYLGAASAPGVREGIENADLLVMAGVQFTDLTSGFFSQHIDPARTVDIRGEHARIGDDDFRPLAMSDALDAVAAVLETHRDRFRLDVTPSAPIPREPLEAGTPLSQSALWHEVAAFLRDGDTVLADQGTSFYGMAGERLPHGVVFGGQPLWAAIGFTLPAILGAALARPERRPVLLIGDGAAQLTIAELGTLVRHGIPAVIVVVDNAGYTVERVIHGLHEQYNDIATWDWTALLAAMDPTGTSTGVRVDTVGALSDALATARTATGLTLVQAVVPSDDVPPVLADLAAAAASANRRS, from the coding sequence ATGTCGACCTACACGGTGGCCGATTATCTGCTCGATCGCCTCGCTGAGTCGGGCGTGCGTCATCTCTTCGGCGTGCCCGGAGACTTCACGCTCGCCTTTCTCGACCACGTCGAACGGCATCCGCTGATCGAATGGGTCGGATGCGCGAACGAGCTCGGCGCCGGCTACGCCGCCGACGGTTATGCCCGCATGCACGGCCTCGGTGCCCTCAGCACGACCTTCGGCGTCGGCGAGCTCTCGGCCATCAGCGCCGTCGCGGGCAGCTACGCCGAGCACGTCCCCGTGCTGCACGTGGTCGGCGCGCCGACCACTGCGGTGCAGGCGGCCGGCCGCGCCAGCCACCACTCCCTGGGCGACGGCGACTTCGGCCACTTCGCCCGCATGACGGCTGAGGTCACGGCCGCGCAGGAGGTGCTGTCGGCGACGGATGCCACGGTCCAGATCGACCGCGTGCTCACCGTGGTGCGCCACCGGCGCCTCCCCGGGTATCTGCTCATTCCCGCCGATGTGAGCGAGGCTCCCGCCGAGCCTCCCGCCGCCCCGCTCCCCGCGGCCGATGTGGTCACCGACCCGGGTGTGCTCGCCCGCTTTCGAGACGCCATCGCCGCGCGGCTCGAGGTCGCCGACTCCGCCGCAGTGCTGGCCGACATCCTCGTGGCGCGTCTCGGAGCCGAGAGCGCCCTGCACCATGTGCTCGCGCACGGCCTGCCCCACGCATCGCTGCTGTGGGGACGCCGCGTCGTCGATGAGACGGCGCCCGGCTACCTCGGGTCCTACCTCGGCGCCGCGAGCGCCCCGGGCGTGCGCGAGGGCATCGAGAACGCCGACCTGCTGGTGATGGCCGGCGTGCAGTTCACCGATCTGACCAGCGGCTTCTTCTCGCAGCACATCGATCCGGCCCGAACGGTCGACATCCGGGGCGAGCACGCCCGCATCGGCGACGACGACTTCCGCCCCCTCGCGATGAGCGACGCGCTCGATGCCGTCGCCGCGGTGCTCGAGACGCACCGGGATCGCTTCCGCCTCGACGTCACGCCCTCCGCACCCATCCCCCGCGAACCGCTGGAGGCCGGCACGCCCCTGAGCCAGTCGGCGCTGTGGCACGAAGTGGCCGCGTTCCTGCGCGACGGCGACACCGTGCTCGCCGATCAGGGCACCTCGTTCTACGGCATGGCCGGCGAGCGACTCCCGCACGGCGTGGTCTTCGGCGGTCAGCCGCTCTGGGCCGCCATCGGCTTCACCCTGCCCGCGATCCTCGGGGCTGCCCTCGCCCGGCCGGAACGGCGGCCGGTGCTGCTCATCGGCGATGGCGCCGCCCAGCTGACCATCGCCGAGCTCGGCACGCTCGTGCGACACGGCATCCCGGCCGTCATCGTGGTCGTCGACAACGCCGGCTACACCGTCGAACGCGTCATCCACGGGCTGCACGAGCAGTACAACGACATCGCCACGTGGGACTGGACCGCTCTGCTGGCGGCGATGGACCCGACCGGCACGAGCACAGGCGTGCGCGTCGACACCGTCGGCGCCCTGAGCGACGCCCTCGCGACCGCGCGCACGGCGACGGGGCTCACGCTCGTGCAGGCGGTGGTGCCCTCAGACGACGTTCCCCCGGTCCTCGCCGATCTCGCCGCCGCCGCAGCCTCGGCCAACCGCCGGTCCTGA
- a CDS encoding EI24 domain-containing protein, producing MKEFLAGAALLARGLGQWRRTPGAMALGLIPGAVVGLVLGAALVGWAILLSHVVDDWTPFADGWAPFWADALRAAIGAASFGAALFVVAISFTALTLTVGEPIYDRIWRATERSALGAVPDSEYGFWRGVGDSVRLVLRGILVAVLAWLVGLIPLVGGALGAIVGVSLTGWLLADELTSRSLSARGLDRKARRAVLRENRARALGFGVTTQLCFLVPLGAVAVMPAAVAGSTLWVHAALGETPRPATASRSSATQPTDPAR from the coding sequence ATGAAGGAGTTCCTCGCCGGCGCCGCCCTGCTCGCCCGGGGCCTCGGTCAGTGGCGTCGGACGCCCGGCGCGATGGCGCTCGGCCTCATCCCCGGCGCCGTCGTCGGACTCGTTCTCGGCGCCGCGCTCGTGGGCTGGGCGATCCTGCTCTCCCACGTCGTCGACGACTGGACGCCGTTCGCCGACGGGTGGGCGCCGTTCTGGGCGGATGCGTTGCGCGCAGCGATCGGCGCCGCCTCGTTCGGCGCCGCCCTCTTCGTCGTCGCGATCTCGTTCACCGCCCTGACGCTGACCGTCGGCGAGCCGATCTACGACCGCATCTGGCGAGCGACGGAGCGCTCGGCGCTCGGCGCGGTGCCCGACAGCGAGTACGGCTTCTGGCGCGGAGTCGGTGACAGCGTGCGGCTCGTGCTGCGCGGCATCCTGGTCGCCGTCCTGGCCTGGCTCGTCGGGCTCATCCCACTCGTGGGCGGGGCGCTGGGCGCGATCGTCGGCGTCTCGCTGACCGGGTGGCTCCTCGCCGACGAGCTCACGTCGCGCTCGCTCTCGGCGCGCGGCCTCGACCGGAAGGCCCGGCGTGCCGTGCTGCGCGAGAACCGCGCCCGCGCCCTCGGCTTCGGCGTGACCACCCAGCTGTGTTTCCTCGTGCCGCTCGGGGCCGTCGCCGTCATGCCGGCGGCCGTCGCCGGGAGCACGCTCTGGGTGCACGCCGCACTCGGGGAGACCCCGCGCCCCGCCACCGCGTCACGATCGTCGGCGACTCAGCCGACCGACCCGGCGCGATAG